Proteins encoded together in one Falco peregrinus isolate bFalPer1 chromosome 2, bFalPer1.pri, whole genome shotgun sequence window:
- the PIGW gene encoding phosphatidylinositol-glycan biosynthesis class W protein: MSPRHLKEAFISNLNGTSLLEISVGLSLPPLCLLCRGLLLILYYLNYGKPLSSRKQSLLLDFLVLVSPLLFSCTVLSPIIFFMPAIIAAFCAGVFSKIYSQRKRKTRVSFRQIVKDFQKMYLDPEYIPAVTVFRVYINVLTSISILAVDFPQYPRRYAKAETYGTGVMDLGVGAFIFGNALVCPEVRQKSPVTQPRFSSLARQFSSVWPLIFLGIGRLLSVKSIEYHEHTSEYGVHWNFFFTLAFVRLAASLLLAIFPKKNSWIVAINLAVLYQLILNATSLKMFILHGSNGRNTRVGFLNANREGLLSLFGYLAIYMASVQVGLCLRKCRNSVKGWIEAVCFSLLTVLVLFVFLHVSQVYAEPVSRRMANLSFCIWVVAHCLTLFTWFVVTDLMLVFTKLLVKGSSVPCCWNVVRSPNTGRKHEPEAMPIGREGKLSHLCLISAINKNQLLFFLLANVMTGTVNILIDTLHSKTAFTLCILHFYMFFNCLVMYMLHARNIVLKFW; this comes from the coding sequence ATGTCGCCAAGGCACCTGAAGGAAGCCTTTATCAGCAACTTAAACGGGACGAGTTTGCTGGAAATCTCCGTGGGCTTGTCCCTGCCTCcgctctgcctgctctgcaggggaCTCCTCTTGATTTTGTATTACCTCAACTATGGCAAACCTTTGAGTTCAAGGAAACAGAGCCTGCTGCTAGACTTCCTTGTGCTAGTATctcccctcctcttctcctgtaCAGTCTTGTCTCCCATCATCTTTTTCATGCCAGCTATCATTGCGGCCTTCTGTGCTGgagtattttctaaaatatacaGCCAAAGGAAACGCAAGACCAGAGTGTCTTTTAGGCAAATTGTAAAAGACTTCCAAAAGATGTACTTGGATCCGGAATACATTCCAGCAGTAACTGTGTTTCGTGTTTACATCAATGTGTTGACATCAATCAGCATTTTAGCAGTGGATTTCCCACAGTATCCAAGGCGCTACGCCAAAGCCGAGACCTATGGAACAGGAGTTATGGATTTGGGGGTTggagcttttatttttggcaaCGCTCTTGTTTGTCCTGAAGTTAGACAAAAGTCTCCTGTGACGCAACCAAGATTTTCCAGTCTGGCCAGGCAGTTCTCCTCCGTTTGGCCACTGATTTTTCTTGGCATTGGACGACTGCTTAGTGTTAAATCTATAGAGTACCATGAACATACTTCAGAGTATGGAGTGCACTGGAATTTTTTCTTTACCCTAGCATTTGTGAGGCTTGCAGCTTCACTACTTTTAGCCATATTTCCAAAAAAGAACTCTTGGATTGTGGCTATAAATCTCGCTGTGCTTTATCAGCTTATTCTTAATGCTACCTCTCTGAAGATGTTTATCTTGCACGGGAGCAATGGCAGAAATACTAGGGTTGGCTTTTTAAATGCCAACAGGGAAGGACTGCTCTCTCTGTTTGGCTACCTAGCCATATATATGGCGAGTGTCCAAGTGGGACTCTGCCTGCGGAAGTGCAGAAACTCAGTCAAAGGCTGGATTGAAGCAGTGTGTTTCTCACTGCTCACAGTTCTCGTGCTCTTCGTATTTCTTCATGTGTCGCAAGTGTACGCGGAGCCTGTGTCCCGCCGGATGGCTAATCTGTCTTTTTGCATATGGGTGGTTGCTCACTGCCTGACTTTATTTACCTGGTTTGTAGTGACTGATCTCATGCTGGTGTTCACAAAGCTTCTTGTGAAGGGGTCCAGCGTGCCCTGTTGCTGGAATGTTGTAAGGTCCCCTAATACTGGTAGAAAGCATGAACCGGAGGCCATGCCTATCGGAAGGGAAGGCAAGCTGTCACACCTTTGCCTGATTAGCGCTATTAATAAAAACcaattactgtttttcttgctAGCAAACGTTATGACTGGTACTGTGAATATACTGATAGACACGCTCCACAGCAAGACTGCATTTACATTATGTATACTACACTTCTATatgttttttaactgtttaGTTATGTATATGTTACATGCCAGAAATATAGTATTAAAGTTCTGGTGA